The following are encoded together in the Oscillatoria sp. FACHB-1407 genome:
- a CDS encoding glycosyltransferase codes for MIQPQTITILAIGSTGDLYPYCALALGLQQAGYSVKVATNTNFEAFVRNLGLDFAAIAGDFQALLQSEAGLELLQGKTVKLIEDDLLKQQMNDALNAAQGTEVFIFNHLAIWGYHIAERLEVPSLLASTVPLSATRQFPFLQFSNHANPNALEGCLNYASYILVEFLTTWQSYEIINSIRQEWDLPPLPRLGARFRKEKPRYLSPLPILTGVSPSILSPPADWESSVHVTGAWFLDRVDHYEPPAALTEFLEAGETPICVGFGSMTEPNPETVTQIVFEAITQAKQRAIILSGWSGLGKTEIPDLLKDKVFVIDSVPHSWLFTKVKAVVHHGGSGTTAAVCRAGLPSVVVPFFADQLGWAKLLHQLGVSPDPIPRKELAVESLAAAITMATNHSSMQQKAAQLGMKIRSENGVEQAVSIISQLLQK; via the coding sequence ATGATTCAGCCTCAAACGATTACAATCCTAGCTATTGGGTCAACTGGAGACCTTTATCCTTACTGTGCATTGGCGTTAGGCTTGCAGCAAGCGGGATATTCCGTCAAAGTTGCGACAAATACTAACTTTGAGGCTTTTGTCCGGAACCTGGGCCTGGATTTTGCTGCGATCGCCGGAGATTTTCAAGCCCTCCTTCAATCAGAAGCAGGATTAGAACTGTTGCAAGGAAAAACAGTCAAACTGATTGAGGATGATTTGTTAAAACAGCAAATGAATGATGCGCTGAATGCCGCTCAAGGCACAGAGGTATTCATTTTTAATCATCTTGCTATTTGGGGATATCACATTGCTGAGCGACTAGAAGTACCCAGTCTTCTGGCTTCAACTGTTCCATTGAGTGCCACTCGACAATTTCCTTTTCTGCAATTTAGCAACCATGCAAACCCTAATGCCTTGGAAGGCTGTCTCAATTATGCAAGCTATATTCTGGTGGAGTTTTTAACTACCTGGCAAAGTTATGAAATCATCAATAGCATCAGGCAAGAATGGGATCTGCCACCCTTACCACGACTGGGGGCTCGGTTTAGAAAGGAAAAACCTCGTTATCTTTCTCCACTACCAATCCTGACTGGAGTTAGCCCCTCGATTCTCAGCCCGCCAGCAGACTGGGAAAGTTCAGTTCATGTAACGGGGGCATGGTTTCTCGATCGCGTCGATCACTACGAACCTCCAGCGGCTCTGACTGAGTTTCTAGAAGCTGGAGAAACACCAATTTGTGTTGGCTTTGGCAGTATGACTGAACCGAATCCAGAAACAGTAACCCAAATTGTGTTTGAAGCGATAACACAGGCAAAGCAACGCGCGATCATTCTTTCGGGTTGGAGTGGACTGGGCAAAACAGAAATCCCAGACCTGTTGAAGGACAAGGTTTTTGTGATTGATTCCGTACCGCATAGTTGGTTGTTTACCAAGGTAAAAGCCGTTGTACATCATGGCGGTTCGGGTACGACGGCTGCTGTTTGTCGCGCTGGGCTTCCTTCAGTGGTTGTTCCCTTTTTTGCGGATCAGCTAGGATGGGCTAAACTTCTGCATCAGCTTGGTGTTAGCCCAGACCCCATTCCAAGAAAAGAATTAGCCGTTGAATCCCTTGCTGCTGCAATTACAATGGCTACAAACCATTCATCAATGCAACAAAAAGCAGCACAACTGGGGATGAAAATTAGAAGTGAGAATGGCGTAGAACAAGCTGTTTCAATCATTTCTCAACTCTTACAGAAGTAG
- a CDS encoding mercuric reductase translates to MNTEYYDDIIIGGGKAGKTLAPALVKAGRKTALVERSQTMIGGSCINVACIPTKTMVASANVAHSVRNSAIYGINTNDVSVDLAAVIQRKRSIVQSMRQMNLHNLEMVLGHELIVGTGQFVAEKTIEVVTAEGDTRYLTAERFFINTGTRPLVPSIPGLRESGFLTSESIMELEQLPEHLIVLGSGYIGLEFAQMFRRFGSRVTIVGQSDQILSQQDPDIAIAVQTLLEREGIEFLLNAKVLRVDRTGHTTELQIQVADQTIILQGSHLLVAVGRAPTTDRLNLAVTGVETDERGFIRVNDRLETNVPGIWALGDINGGPQFTHVSLDDYRIVKANLIDGGNRSTRGRLISSSLFIDPELAHVGLTESEARQQGYNIRVAKLDVSAVPRARTLGQTDGVMKAIVDAETGYILGCSLFCHAAGEIISTVQMVMQAKMPYTVLRDGILAHPTMTEGLNLLFAKV, encoded by the coding sequence ATGAACACCGAATACTATGACGACATTATCATCGGCGGCGGCAAAGCTGGCAAAACGTTGGCACCTGCATTAGTCAAAGCCGGACGAAAAACCGCTCTGGTAGAGCGCAGCCAAACCATGATTGGTGGTTCCTGTATCAACGTTGCTTGCATTCCGACCAAAACGATGGTGGCAAGTGCAAATGTAGCCCATTCTGTGCGAAACAGTGCAATTTACGGAATTAACACGAATGATGTCTCTGTTGATTTAGCCGCAGTGATTCAACGAAAGCGATCGATTGTGCAATCGATGCGTCAGATGAACTTGCATAATTTAGAAATGGTGTTGGGACATGAATTGATTGTCGGTACTGGACAATTTGTTGCTGAGAAAACAATCGAAGTAGTAACGGCTGAAGGTGACACTCGTTATCTCACGGCAGAACGGTTCTTCATCAACACAGGGACGCGACCGCTCGTTCCATCCATACCTGGGCTTAGAGAATCTGGTTTTCTGACGAGCGAATCTATCATGGAGTTAGAACAGTTACCAGAGCATTTAATTGTTTTAGGTAGCGGTTACATTGGCTTGGAATTTGCTCAAATGTTTCGACGTTTTGGTTCTCGCGTCACTATAGTTGGGCAAAGTGACCAAATTCTGTCGCAGCAAGACCCAGATATTGCGATCGCCGTTCAAACCCTCCTGGAACGTGAAGGAATTGAATTTTTGCTGAATGCGAAGGTTCTGAGAGTAGATCGCACTGGTCACACAACTGAGCTTCAAATTCAAGTTGCTGATCAGACAATCATCCTTCAAGGGTCACACTTGCTGGTCGCTGTGGGGCGTGCGCCTACGACTGATCGCTTAAATTTAGCGGTTACGGGTGTAGAAACCGATGAGCGTGGATTTATTCGGGTTAATGATCGCTTAGAAACCAACGTGCCAGGAATTTGGGCATTAGGTGATATCAATGGTGGGCCACAATTTACCCATGTGTCGCTGGACGATTACCGCATTGTCAAAGCCAATCTAATCGATGGAGGTAATCGCAGCACACGCGGACGGCTAATTTCTTCCAGTCTGTTCATTGATCCAGAATTAGCTCATGTAGGTCTAACTGAAAGCGAAGCAAGGCAACAGGGCTATAACATTCGAGTTGCAAAACTGGATGTGTCTGCCGTTCCCAGAGCACGGACATTAGGACAAACTGATGGCGTGATGAAGGCGATCGTCGATGCTGAAACAGGTTATATTTTAGGATGTTCCCTGTTCTGTCACGCAGCAGGTGAAATCATTTCAACTGTGCAAATGGTGATGCAAGCAAAGATGCCTTACACCGTTTTACGAGATGGCATTTTAGCTCATCCCACAATGACAGAAGGACTAAATCTGCTGTTTGCAAAGGTGTGA